One stretch of Eretmochelys imbricata isolate rEreImb1 chromosome 1, rEreImb1.hap1, whole genome shotgun sequence DNA includes these proteins:
- the RPS11 gene encoding small ribosomal subunit protein uS17: protein MADTQTERAYQKQPTIFQNKKRVLLGEGGKEKLPRYYRNIGLGFKTPKEAIEGTYIDKKCPFTGNVSIRGRILSGVVTKMKMQRTIVIRRDYLHYIRKYNRFEKRHKNMSVHLSPCFRDVQIGDIVTVGECRPLSKTVRFNVLKVTKAAGTKKQFQKF from the exons ATGGCGGACACGCAG ACGGAGCGGGCCTACCAGAAGCAGCCCACCATCTTCCAGAACAAGAAGCgcgtgctgctgggggaggggggcaaggagAAGCTGCCCCGCTACTACAGGAACATCGGCCTGGGCTTCAAGACCCCCAAGGAG GCCATTGAGGGCACTTACATTGACAAGAAATGCCCGTTCACTGGTAATGTCTCTATTCGTGGTCGTATCCTGTCAG GTGTGGTTACCAAGATGAAGATGCAGCGTACCATCGTCATCCGCAGGGATTATTTACACTATATCCGCAAGTACAACCGTTTTGAGAAACGCCACAAGAATATGTCTGTACATCTCTCCCCCTGCTTCAG GGATGTCCAGATTGGGGATATTGTGACTGTGGGGGAATGCCGTCCCCTCAGCAAGACAGTCCGGTTCAACGTCCTAAAGGTCACAAAGGCTGCTGGCACCAAGAAGCAGTTCCAGAAGTTTTAA